A stretch of the Asticcacaulis sp. ZE23SCel15 genome encodes the following:
- the ubiG gene encoding bifunctional 2-polyprenyl-6-hydroxyphenol methylase/3-demethylubiquinol 3-O-methyltransferase UbiG: protein MALTRKNIPETEALAASGGENSAKDVSDATNSPASGFSIDEGEVARFSALAAKWWDVKGEFAPLHKFNPTRVRFIRDTCLLHFPHLDGDDIHPFDHMRLLDVGCGGGLLSEPMRRMGFEVTGLDASEKNIGTARAHAAQGNLDIRYLAQTVEQLAASGEPQFDVVLCMEVIEHVADPREFLKTCASLVKPGGLMFVATLNRTTKAFALGIVAAEYVLRWVPQGTHDWNKFLKPSEIEDFLSETDLTPDPAVGVSYNPILDQWALSNDIAVNYMMVARHF from the coding sequence ATGGCACTTACGCGAAAAAATATTCCCGAAACGGAAGCTTTGGCGGCCTCTGGCGGTGAAAATTCCGCAAAAGACGTATCAGATGCGACAAATTCTCCCGCCAGTGGATTTTCGATCGATGAAGGCGAAGTCGCTCGTTTTTCGGCACTGGCCGCCAAGTGGTGGGACGTCAAGGGCGAGTTTGCGCCTCTACATAAGTTCAATCCGACCCGCGTGCGCTTTATCCGCGATACCTGTTTGCTTCACTTCCCGCATCTGGATGGAGACGACATACATCCCTTTGACCATATGCGCCTGCTCGATGTCGGCTGCGGCGGCGGGTTGCTGAGTGAACCCATGCGGCGGATGGGGTTTGAGGTCACCGGCCTTGACGCTTCGGAAAAAAACATCGGTACGGCCAGGGCTCATGCCGCGCAAGGGAACCTTGATATCCGCTATCTGGCCCAGACGGTGGAACAACTGGCCGCGTCGGGTGAGCCTCAGTTTGATGTCGTCCTGTGCATGGAAGTGATCGAACACGTCGCCGATCCGCGTGAGTTCCTGAAAACCTGCGCCTCTTTAGTTAAGCCCGGCGGGCTGATGTTTGTGGCCACGCTCAACCGCACTACCAAGGCCTTTGCACTGGGGATCGTGGCGGCGGAATATGTGCTGCGCTGGGTGCCACAAGGGACCCACGACTGGAACAAGTTTTTAAAACCGTCCGAGATCGAGGATTTTCTGTCGGAAACTGACCTGACGCCCGATCCGGCGGTCGGGGTCAGTTATAACCCGATACTTGACCAATGGGCGTTGTCGAACGATATAGCGGTCAACTACATGATGGTGGCGCGGCATTTTTGA
- a CDS encoding ComF family protein: protein MNNRWAFIGELPTKVKGLIADNGRNAVRGVIDAIYPAQLLDRDPHDPVNYAAPNEAMMLGGLSADTWGQIRFLSDEGCDMCARPLAGGIYLGAGGRCEGCTLKPFPFTRTRAACLYGEASKSLILPFKHADRTDIGPMFTQWIGRAAAELIKDCDVVVPVPLHWSRLWTRRYNQAAEIARPLARQYDKDYLADGLCRIKATMRQSSRTERAKNVKGAFMVTPAGMRRLRGRHVVLVDDVFTTGATVRGCAEALMTAGVRQVDVAVIARAAPDLDAAL from the coding sequence ATGAATAACAGATGGGCGTTCATAGGCGAATTGCCAACCAAGGTTAAGGGGCTGATCGCAGATAATGGCCGTAATGCCGTGCGCGGCGTGATTGATGCCATCTATCCGGCCCAGTTGCTGGACCGCGATCCCCATGATCCGGTCAATTACGCGGCCCCCAATGAGGCGATGATGCTGGGGGGCCTGTCGGCGGACACTTGGGGTCAGATCCGGTTTTTAAGCGATGAGGGCTGCGATATGTGCGCGCGGCCGCTGGCGGGGGGCATTTATCTGGGGGCCGGGGGGCGATGCGAAGGCTGCACCCTGAAACCCTTTCCGTTTACGCGCACGCGGGCGGCCTGTCTTTATGGGGAGGCGTCCAAAAGCCTGATCCTGCCGTTTAAGCATGCTGACCGCACCGATATCGGGCCGATGTTTACGCAGTGGATCGGGCGGGCAGCGGCAGAATTGATCAAAGATTGTGATGTCGTCGTGCCGGTGCCGCTACATTGGTCGCGGCTGTGGACCCGGCGCTATAATCAGGCGGCTGAGATCGCGCGGCCTCTGGCACGGCAATATGATAAGGATTATCTGGCCGATGGTTTGTGCCGGATTAAGGCGACCATGCGCCAAAGCTCCCGCACCGAACGGGCTAAAAATGTCAAAGGCGCGTTTATGGTCACACCGGCGGGCATGCGGCGCTTAAGGGGGCGGCATGTCGTGCTGGTCGATGATGTGTTCACGACCGGGGCGACCGTGCGGGGCTGTGCCGAGGCCTTGATGACGGCCGGGGTGCGTCAGGTCGATGTGGCGGTGATCGCCCGCGCCGCGCCGGATTTGGATGCGGCTCTTTAA
- the grxC gene encoding glutaredoxin 3, with product MAKIEIYTKPYCPYCERAKALFDKKGAAYEEFVASHDPELRAQMNQRSGRSTYPQIFIDGLHVGGCDDLLALDSRGGLDPLLAG from the coding sequence ATGGCCAAGATCGAAATCTACACCAAACCCTACTGCCCCTATTGTGAGCGCGCCAAGGCGTTGTTTGACAAAAAAGGGGCGGCCTACGAGGAGTTTGTGGCCTCCCATGACCCGGAACTGCGCGCCCAAATGAACCAGCGCTCCGGTCGCAGCACCTATCCGCAGATTTTCATCGATGGCCTGCATGTCGGCGGGTGCGATGATCTGCTGGCGCTCGATTCGCGTGGCGGGCTTGATCCGTTGCTGGCGGGGTAA
- the hisC gene encoding histidinol-phosphate transaminase, which translates to MTDILTRLPQPKPGIMDIHAYVGGKSKIEGVAEPIKLSSNENALGCSALALAAYDEARAKLFRYPDGLASPLRSAVAAYHDLEPERLIFGNGSDEVFGMLNQTYLQPGDNIVTGEFGFLAYRISAQACQSEVRLAPEPELRVEIPRILELVDDRTRIVYISNPANPTGTWNTPEEIAYLRSELDPSVILVIDEAYAEFADEPTWETSFGLARAHDNIVVTRTFSKIYGLAGLRVGFGYAPIGMIEAMERMRMPFNINLPAQYAAAAALQDQAHIDASRQQVLNWRPRLIQEIRALGYRVERSAGNFLLIHFDSEQVASDANDHLMREGILIRWVKNYGLPQALRVTVGKDDENRAFLEALARFKA; encoded by the coding sequence ATGACCGATATCCTGACCCGTTTGCCGCAACCGAAACCCGGCATCATGGATATCCACGCCTATGTCGGTGGAAAATCAAAGATCGAAGGTGTTGCCGAACCGATCAAGCTGTCATCTAATGAGAATGCGCTGGGCTGTTCAGCTTTGGCTTTGGCGGCCTATGATGAGGCCCGTGCCAAGCTGTTTCGGTATCCCGACGGGCTGGCCTCGCCTTTGCGATCAGCCGTGGCGGCCTATCACGACCTTGAGCCGGAGCGGCTGATTTTTGGCAACGGCTCCGACGAAGTGTTCGGCATGCTCAACCAGACCTATCTGCAACCGGGCGACAATATCGTCACCGGTGAGTTCGGCTTTCTGGCTTACCGCATCAGCGCTCAGGCCTGCCAGTCGGAGGTGCGTCTGGCGCCGGAGCCTGAATTGCGGGTCGAAATTCCGCGCATTCTGGAACTGGTCGATGACCGCACCAGGATCGTTTATATCTCCAACCCCGCTAACCCGACCGGCACCTGGAATACCCCGGAAGAGATCGCCTACCTGCGCTCAGAGCTTGATCCCTCGGTTATTCTGGTGATCGACGAAGCCTATGCTGAGTTTGCCGATGAACCGACCTGGGAGACGTCGTTTGGTCTGGCGCGCGCCCACGACAATATTGTGGTGACGCGGACCTTTTCCAAGATTTACGGTCTAGCCGGTTTGCGGGTCGGGTTCGGTTATGCGCCAATCGGCATGATTGAGGCGATGGAGCGGATGCGTATGCCGTTCAACATCAACCTGCCCGCGCAATATGCGGCGGCGGCGGCCTTACAGGATCAGGCCCATATCGATGCCTCGCGCCAGCAGGTGCTGAACTGGCGGCCACGGCTCATTCAGGAGATCCGCGCTCTGGGGTATCGGGTGGAGCGCTCGGCGGGGAACTTCCTGTTGATCCATTTCGACAGCGAGCAGGTGGCATCCGATGCCAATGATCACCTGATGCGTGAAGGCATCCTCATCCGCTGGGTCAAGAACTATGGCCTGCCCCAGGCCTTGCGCGTCACGGTCGGTAAGGACGATGAAAACCGTGCCTTCCTCGAAGCCTTAGCGCGCTTTAAGGCTTAG
- a CDS encoding DUF1178 family protein: protein MIRYALKCPHAHEFEAWFSSSSGFEDQQMRGLIECPMCGSTEVEKAIMAPSVRTTKGKDPVAEAHRVMAEAAYQVRQHVEKNFDYVGEGFAKEARDIHEGYSKDRPIYGEATPQDVKSLIEDGVPVAPLPVMKPVAPQADVPVVPSPSPKPAGNSKLN from the coding sequence ATGATCCGTTACGCGTTAAAGTGCCCGCACGCTCATGAGTTCGAGGCGTGGTTTTCGTCCTCCTCCGGTTTTGAGGACCAGCAGATGCGCGGGCTGATCGAATGTCCGATGTGTGGTTCGACCGAGGTTGAAAAAGCCATCATGGCCCCTAGCGTGCGCACGACTAAGGGCAAGGACCCGGTTGCGGAAGCGCACCGGGTTATGGCCGAAGCCGCCTATCAGGTGCGTCAGCATGTCGAAAAGAACTTCGATTATGTGGGTGAGGGCTTTGCCAAGGAGGCCCGCGATATCCATGAGGGCTATTCCAAAGACCGGCCCATTTACGGCGAAGCCACACCGCAGGATGTCAAATCTCTGATCGAGGATGGCGTGCCGGTGGCACCCTTGCCGGTGATGAAGCCGGTGGCTCCCCAAGCCGATGTTCCGGTTGTGCCGTCACCGTCACCAAAGCCTGCGGGCAATTCAAAACTGAATTAA
- a CDS encoding DUF4167 domain-containing protein: MKRQRGRNRNTTKPSGQQNNNPNRAYESTGPEGAKVRGNAQTIYEKYQQLARDANSSGDRVLAENYLQHAEHYFRLIRQMQPTRAVSEFVVRDPFSNFYDVEEDGDGENENGEVQAEATEPESYDTNETTAEGDQRPRRDDRNNRDRNDRNDRDRNDRNRDRNDRDRNRDRPYEAREPREPREPRPERGPDRAPERAPERVAADRGPDRNADRGPERDQFDADGNRRETRRERYERRRNQRLNEQEQIIADPLGAPPVIASTEPLSVPLAPVPLAPVAEPTYTPPPANVDADHLPAFLRAPRTPREVEAVSAHEQDEAPAEAVKKPRAPRRKKAEAEPTAEEA, translated from the coding sequence ATGAAACGGCAACGTGGCCGGAATCGCAATACCACTAAACCCTCTGGTCAGCAGAACAACAACCCCAACCGCGCCTACGAATCTACAGGCCCCGAAGGGGCCAAGGTTCGCGGCAATGCTCAGACCATCTACGAAAAATATCAGCAGCTTGCCCGCGACGCCAATTCGTCCGGTGACCGGGTTCTGGCCGAAAACTACCTGCAACATGCGGAACATTATTTCCGCCTGATCCGCCAGATGCAGCCGACCCGCGCGGTCTCGGAATTTGTGGTGCGTGACCCGTTCTCGAACTTCTATGACGTCGAAGAAGACGGCGACGGCGAAAACGAAAATGGTGAGGTTCAGGCCGAAGCGACTGAACCTGAGTCCTACGACACGAATGAAACCACCGCCGAGGGCGATCAGCGCCCGCGCCGCGATGATCGCAACAATCGTGACCGCAATGACCGCAACGACAGAGATCGCAACGACCGCAATCGCGACCGTAATGACCGTGACCGCAACCGTGATCGCCCGTATGAAGCGCGTGAACCCAGAGAACCGCGTGAGCCGCGTCCTGAGCGCGGGCCAGATCGTGCTCCAGAACGCGCACCTGAGCGCGTGGCCGCAGATCGCGGGCCAGACCGGAACGCCGACCGCGGGCCTGAGCGTGACCAATTTGATGCCGACGGCAATCGCCGCGAAACCCGCCGTGAGCGCTATGAGCGCCGTCGCAATCAGCGCCTGAACGAACAGGAACAGATTATCGCTGATCCGCTGGGTGCGCCGCCGGTCATCGCCTCAACCGAGCCCTTGTCGGTGCCCTTAGCGCCTGTGCCGTTGGCGCCGGTCGCGGAACCGACCTACACGCCGCCGCCCGCCAATGTTGACGCCGACCATTTGCCGGCCTTCCTGCGCGCCCCTCGTACGCCGCGTGAGGTCGAAGCGGTCTCCGCCCATGAACAGGACGAAGCTCCGGCTGAGGCGGTCAAAAAGCCGCGAGCGCCACGGCGCAAAAAAGCTGAGGCCGAGCCCACCGCCGAAGAAGCATGA
- a CDS encoding class I SAM-dependent methyltransferase — protein MTQAPPRLFDRSLLARRLDRVAEGFGAASFLKIRAVEDALDTLSAINRTFDLTLDIGARDGTFGKCLKSSHASTKIGTLIEADISHGMTRGRTGNGHLQMVLDEEALPFGDDTLDLIVAPLNLHSVNDLPGVLVQIRRALKGDGLFIGSMLGGETLKELRAVLMEAEIEVRGGYGPRIAPFAESYDLVDLLKRTGFAMPVVDADKVSVTYAHPLRLLQDLRAMGETNILHDRPRKGLNKAILERAFALYQERFGQDDGRVTATFEIITLSGWKPHENQQKPLRPGSARMRLADALGVKEGKL, from the coding sequence ATGACTCAAGCTCCCCCGCGTCTTTTTGACCGTTCGCTTCTCGCCCGCCGCCTCGACCGCGTGGCCGAAGGCTTTGGTGCAGCCAGTTTCCTGAAAATCCGCGCGGTAGAAGATGCCTTAGATACCCTAAGCGCCATCAACCGCACATTTGATCTGACACTCGATATTGGGGCCAGAGACGGCACCTTTGGCAAGTGTTTAAAATCATCCCATGCCTCAACCAAGATCGGCACGCTAATCGAGGCCGATATTTCGCACGGCATGACCCGCGGGCGGACGGGCAATGGCCACCTCCAGATGGTGCTGGACGAAGAGGCCCTGCCGTTCGGCGATGATACGCTCGATCTGATCGTAGCCCCCCTTAATCTGCACAGCGTCAATGATCTGCCGGGTGTGCTGGTGCAGATCCGTCGGGCGCTGAAAGGCGACGGGCTGTTTATCGGTTCGATGCTGGGTGGGGAGACGCTCAAAGAACTGCGCGCCGTCCTGATGGAGGCTGAGATTGAGGTGCGCGGCGGCTATGGCCCGCGTATCGCACCCTTTGCGGAAAGCTATGATCTGGTCGATTTGTTGAAGCGCACGGGTTTTGCCATGCCGGTCGTCGATGCTGATAAGGTCAGCGTGACCTATGCGCACCCGTTGCGCCTGCTTCAGGATTTGCGGGCGATGGGGGAGACCAACATCCTGCATGACCGCCCGCGCAAAGGTTTGAATAAGGCGATCCTTGAGCGCGCCTTTGCACTCTATCAGGAACGGTTCGGGCAGGATGACGGGCGGGTTACGGCGACGTTTGAGATCATTACCCTGTCCGGCTGGAAACCGCACGAGAACCAGCAAAAGCCGCTGCGACCCGGTTCGGCCAGGATGCGTCTGGCTGATGCGCTGGGGGTCAAGGAAGGCAAGCTCTGA
- a CDS encoding chorismate mutase — protein sequence MTITLRVTTFSVNAQTPQPAEAPSLESLRKRIDQIDADLLRLVDTRASLAEAIATAKAHEAAVETVHRERVPAEHISLLRPDREALLIRKLLSAPGRKVSDAVIIRIWRELISESLRIQGADRGGLHLNLWAGDKAEVMLWARQRFGAAPALSQAADPVAAILAARDPRHVGVISLDPKGGAWWARLLAEPHVRVMAALPEDINGRPQALGVASLQPEPTGNDVTFWVTDYAGADHKLSDILSQRGLIADAICQASGLKLWALTGYVQEDDDRLSGFSSLSGVIGAAARIY from the coding sequence ATGACCATAACCTTGAGAGTGACCACTTTTTCCGTGAACGCGCAAACCCCTCAACCGGCTGAGGCTCCGTCGCTGGAGTCCTTACGCAAACGCATTGATCAGATCGATGCCGATTTGTTGCGTCTGGTCGATACGCGCGCCAGTCTGGCCGAGGCGATAGCAACAGCCAAGGCCCATGAGGCGGCGGTTGAAACGGTTCACCGCGAACGGGTTCCGGCAGAGCATATATCCTTGCTGCGTCCGGACCGTGAGGCCTTGCTGATCCGTAAGCTGTTGTCTGCACCGGGCCGTAAGGTGTCCGATGCGGTGATCATCCGCATATGGCGTGAACTGATCTCGGAATCTTTGCGTATTCAGGGTGCAGATCGCGGCGGTCTGCACCTTAATTTATGGGCCGGCGATAAGGCTGAGGTGATGCTGTGGGCGCGTCAGCGCTTTGGGGCTGCGCCTGCGCTCAGTCAGGCGGCCGATCCGGTGGCGGCGATTTTAGCGGCGCGCGATCCGCGCCATGTCGGGGTCATCAGCCTTGATCCCAAGGGCGGGGCATGGTGGGCGCGGCTACTGGCTGAGCCTCATGTCCGCGTCATGGCCGCACTGCCGGAAGACATAAACGGCCGTCCGCAGGCCTTGGGCGTGGCGTCATTGCAACCGGAACCGACAGGCAATGATGTGACTTTTTGGGTAACTGATTATGCCGGGGCGGATCATAAGCTAAGTGATATCCTGTCCCAGCGGGGTCTGATCGCGGATGCGATTTGTCAGGCATCGGGCTTGAAACTATGGGCTCTGACCGGCTATGTGCAGGAAGATGATGACCGCCTGAGCGGTTTTAGCAGCCTGTCCGGTGTGATCGGGGCGGCAGCCCGGATCTATTGA
- a CDS encoding carbon-nitrogen hydrolase family protein has product MPDTLKAALIQLTTPADQTAAFAQAVPLIERAAAEGAQLILTPECSNLMEIRKDQKALKVTTAEDDVCVQGYRDLARRLSVPILMGSAIILDKDGDTRAVNRTLLIGADGEFIDAYDKVHLFDVELANGESYKESHGIIGGARAVVADVAGVKLGMSICYDVRFAYLFRMLAKAGASVITTPAAFTVPTGKAHWEVLLRARAIETGAFVLAPAQGGLHEDGRKTWGHSLVIGPWGEVIAALDHDRPDVLVATLDLSEVAKARAALPQLKHDRDITLS; this is encoded by the coding sequence GTGCCTGATACGCTCAAAGCCGCCCTCATTCAGCTAACGACGCCCGCCGATCAGACGGCGGCGTTTGCTCAGGCTGTGCCGCTTATTGAGCGGGCGGCGGCTGAGGGGGCGCAGCTTATCCTAACGCCGGAATGCTCCAACCTGATGGAAATCCGCAAGGATCAGAAGGCCCTCAAGGTTACTACGGCGGAAGATGACGTATGCGTGCAGGGCTACCGCGATCTGGCGCGGCGGTTGTCGGTGCCGATCCTGATGGGGTCGGCTATTATTCTGGATAAGGATGGCGACACCCGCGCCGTCAACCGCACCCTGCTGATCGGGGCGGACGGTGAGTTTATCGACGCTTACGATAAGGTGCACCTGTTCGATGTCGAATTGGCGAACGGCGAATCCTATAAGGAAAGCCACGGCATTATCGGTGGAGCGCGCGCGGTGGTGGCGGACGTCGCGGGCGTCAAACTGGGCATGAGCATCTGCTATGATGTACGCTTTGCCTATCTGTTCCGGATGCTGGCCAAGGCCGGGGCATCGGTGATCACTACGCCTGCGGCTTTTACCGTGCCGACGGGCAAGGCTCACTGGGAAGTGCTGTTGCGGGCGCGGGCGATTGAAACCGGCGCGTTTGTGCTGGCCCCGGCGCAAGGGGGGCTGCACGAAGATGGCCGCAAGACCTGGGGGCATTCCTTGGTCATTGGGCCGTGGGGTGAGGTGATCGCGGCCCTTGATCATGACCGGCCTGATGTGCTGGTCGCCACACTGGATCTGTCTGAGGTGGCCAAGGCACGCGCGGCCCTGCCGCAGCTTAAGCACGATCGGGATATTACCCTGTCATGA
- the prmC gene encoding peptide chain release factor N(5)-glutamine methyltransferase — MTETTTTLVNAWKSAQSRLKDAGLNSPAIDARLLLEAATGASRTEIVTDPYRPLTADQVATLEDYLSKRLKRMPVSRILGRKGFWKLMLNINSHVLSPRPETECLVDLILKRTEEGQSFQVADLGVGSGAILLSILAERPAARGLGTDISEEALAVARENAANLGLAGRAAFLRTSWAVGMADDSFDFVASNPPYIRSEVIPTLDPEVKEHDPILALDGGPDGLQAYIELIPDVFRVLKKDGMAYIEIGYDQSEAVEKLMKEAGFINVHTLLDLSTNPRIVIGQKFVL, encoded by the coding sequence ATGACCGAAACCACAACCACCCTCGTTAACGCCTGGAAATCCGCCCAAAGCCGCCTCAAGGACGCAGGCCTCAATTCCCCCGCCATCGATGCCCGCCTGTTGCTGGAGGCCGCCACCGGTGCCTCACGCACCGAAATCGTCACCGATCCGTATCGTCCGTTAACCGCGGATCAGGTCGCTACCCTCGAAGACTATCTGTCAAAACGTCTCAAGCGGATGCCGGTGTCACGGATTTTAGGTCGCAAGGGTTTCTGGAAGCTGATGCTAAACATCAATTCCCACGTCCTGTCGCCGCGTCCGGAGACCGAGTGTCTGGTCGATCTGATCCTGAAGCGTACCGAAGAAGGCCAGTCGTTTCAGGTCGCTGATCTGGGCGTCGGTTCCGGTGCCATTCTGCTGTCAATTCTGGCCGAGCGACCGGCCGCGCGCGGCCTCGGCACTGATATCTCCGAAGAAGCCCTGGCCGTCGCGCGCGAAAATGCCGCCAATCTCGGCCTTGCCGGACGTGCGGCATTTTTACGCACCTCCTGGGCAGTCGGCATGGCCGATGACAGCTTTGATTTTGTCGCTTCAAACCCGCCCTATATCCGCTCAGAGGTTATCCCCACCCTTGATCCGGAAGTGAAAGAACACGACCCAATTCTGGCGCTGGACGGCGGACCGGACGGTCTGCAAGCCTATATCGAGCTTATCCCCGATGTTTTCCGCGTCCTGAAAAAAGACGGCATGGCCTATATCGAAATCGGCTACGATCAATCCGAAGCGGTTGAAAAGCTTATGAAAGAGGCGGGCTTTATCAACGTCCATACCCTGCTCGACCTGTCGACAAACCCGCGCATCGTGATCGGCCAAAAATTCGTACTTTAA
- a CDS encoding aspartate kinase, producing MTRLVMKFGGTSMADLERIRRAARLVAAEVDAGHNVAVVVSAMSGKTNELVAWTDGAGKPTGKAIEGDDEYDVVVASGEQVTAGLLSMVLRNMGYDAISMMGWQVPIITSDIHGKARILDIPPAKLETALDAGQIVVVPGFQGVTESGRITTLGRGGSDTSAVAVAAAVKAIRCDIYTDVDGVYTTDPRVESKARRLKKISFEEMLEMASLGAKVLQTRSVELAMGQRMPVRVLSSFVEPGENIDQGTIVCDEDEIVEKHIISGVAFSRDEAKITLLGLPNKVGVSAAVFSKLAAANINVDMIVQSEKRSGDYANQLFTVGRRDAQAAADIMNAAKDELGYDTLKVDENVAKVSIVGVGMRSHTGVAETMFRALSDKGINIQVISTSEIKISVLIDEAYTELAVRALHAAYGLDKIGV from the coding sequence GTGACTCGCTTAGTCATGAAATTCGGCGGCACGTCCATGGCCGATCTGGAGCGCATCCGCAGAGCGGCGCGCCTGGTCGCGGCTGAAGTCGATGCCGGTCATAATGTTGCCGTCGTGGTCTCGGCCATGTCGGGTAAGACCAACGAACTGGTCGCCTGGACGGACGGCGCCGGTAAACCAACCGGCAAGGCCATTGAGGGCGATGACGAATATGATGTCGTCGTGGCTTCCGGTGAGCAGGTGACCGCCGGTCTTCTGTCGATGGTTCTGCGCAACATGGGCTATGACGCCATCTCGATGATGGGCTGGCAGGTGCCGATTATTACCTCCGATATTCACGGTAAGGCCCGTATTCTCGACATTCCGCCGGCCAAGCTTGAAACCGCGCTCGATGCCGGTCAGATCGTGGTCGTGCCGGGCTTTCAGGGTGTGACCGAATCCGGCCGTATCACCACTCTGGGCCGTGGCGGTTCAGATACGTCGGCTGTGGCTGTGGCGGCGGCGGTCAAGGCGATCCGCTGCGATATCTATACCGATGTCGACGGGGTCTACACCACCGATCCGCGCGTGGAATCAAAGGCGCGACGCCTCAAGAAGATTTCATTTGAAGAGATGCTGGAAATGGCGTCCCTTGGGGCCAAGGTGCTTCAGACCCGCTCGGTCGAGCTGGCCATGGGCCAGCGTATGCCGGTGCGCGTTCTGTCTTCCTTTGTGGAGCCGGGCGAAAACATTGATCAGGGCACCATCGTGTGCGACGAGGACGAAATCGTGGAAAAGCATATTATTTCCGGCGTGGCCTTCAGCCGTGATGAAGCCAAGATCACCCTTCTGGGCCTGCCGAATAAGGTCGGCGTGTCGGCGGCGGTGTTCTCAAAGCTGGCGGCAGCCAACATCAATGTCGATATGATCGTGCAGTCGGAAAAGCGCTCCGGCGACTATGCCAACCAGTTGTTCACGGTCGGTCGCCGTGACGCTCAGGCCGCGGCCGACATCATGAACGCCGCCAAGGACGAACTGGGTTATGATACGCTCAAAGTCGATGAAAACGTCGCTAAGGTCTCGATCGTCGGTGTCGGTATGCGTTCGCACACCGGCGTGGCAGAAACCATGTTCCGCGCCTTGTCGGACAAGGGCATCAATATTCAGGTAATCTCGACCTCTGAGATCAAGATTTCAGTGCTGATAGACGAAGCCTATACCGAGCTTGCAGTGCGCGCGCTGCATGCGGCCTATGGTCTGGATAAGATCGGTGTGTAA